The following coding sequences lie in one Pan paniscus chromosome X, NHGRI_mPanPan1-v2.0_pri, whole genome shotgun sequence genomic window:
- the MAGEB16 gene encoding melanoma-associated antigen B16, producing the protein MSQDQESPRCTHDQHLQTFSETQSLEVAQVSKPLEKTFLSSSHPLVPGKVKEAPAAKAESPLEVPQSFCSSSIAVTTTSSSESDEASSNQQEEDSPSSSEDTSDPRNVPADALDQKVAFLVNFMLHKYQMKKPITKADMLKIIIKDDESHFSEILLRASERLEMIFGLDVVEVDPTTHCYGLFIKLGLTYDGMLSGEKGVPKTGLLILVLGVIFMKGNRATEEEVWEVLNLTGVYSGKKHFIFGEPRELITKDFVKEKYLEYQQVANSDPARYEFLWGPRAKAEASKMKVLEFVAKVHGSHPHSFPSQYAEALKEEEERARARI; encoded by the coding sequence ATGTCTCAGGATCAGGAGAGTCCACGATGCACACATGATCAGCACCTTCAGACCTTCAGTGAGACCCAGAGCCTGGAGGTTGCACAGGTCTCCAAGCCTCTGGAGAAgaccttcctctcctcctcccatcctctagTGCCTGGCAAAGTGAAGGAAGCTCCTGCTGCTAAGGCAGAGAGTCCTCTTGAGGTTCCTCAGAGTTTCTGCTCCTCTTCCATTGCCGTCACAACCACCTCATCAAGTGAATCTGATGAGGCTTCTAGCAATCAACAAGAGGAAGATAGTCCAAGCTCCTCAGAGGATACATCAGACCCCAGGAATGTGCCCGCAGATGCTCTCGACCAGAAAGTGGCTTTTTTGGTGAATTTCATGCTGCACAAGTATCAGATGAAAAAGCCAATAACAAAGGCAGATATGTTGAAGATTATCATCAAAGATGATGAGAGCCACTTCTCTGAGATCCTCCTGAGAGCTTCTGAGCGCCTAGAGATGATATTTGGCCTTGATGTGGTGGAGGTGGACCCCACCACCCATTGCTATGGCCTCTTCATCAAACTGGGCCTCACCTATGATGGGATGCTGAGTGGTGAAAAGGGTGTGCCCAAGACTGGCCTCCTGATACTTGTCCTGGGTGTGATCTTCATGAAGGGCAACCGTGCCACTGAAGAGGAAGTCTGGGAAGTGCTGAATTTGACGGGAGTATATTCTGGGAAGAAGCACTTCATCTTTGGAGAGCCCAGAGAGCTCATCACCAAAGATTTTGTGAAAGAGAAGTACCTGGAGTACCAGCAGGTGGCCAACAGTGATCCTGCACGATATGAATTCCTGTGGGGCCCAAGAGCCAAAGCTGAAGCCAGCAAGATGAAAGTCCTGGAGTTTGTGGCCAAAGTTCATGGGTCTCACCCACATTCTTTCCCATCTCAGTATGCAGAAGCtctgaaagaggaagaagagagagctaGAGCCAGAATTTGA